One Xyrauchen texanus isolate HMW12.3.18 chromosome 44, RBS_HiC_50CHRs, whole genome shotgun sequence DNA segment encodes these proteins:
- the LOC127636440 gene encoding cryptic protein-like, whose translation MMNSLFRFLLSAVLVFQAVSSESGCEGSKCEKVGVSGKPNQHSEFLNKFNEMNTETTQRHRNAEAVLPFIGLTGVATQSRTCCKNGGTCILGSFCACPKYFTGRSCEYDERVRDCGVIPHGEWVQKGCSYCRCGYGLLHCFPHVFSNNCDDSQEVRWYRSISVRMWASAFVTFVALTLTVLL comes from the exons ATGATGAATTCTCTGTTCAG GTTCTTGCTCTCCGCGGTGCTTGTGTTTCAGGCGGTTTCTTCTGAATCAG GGTGTGAGGGGTCAAAATGTGAGAAAGTCGGAGTGTCTGGAAAACCAAATCAACACTCGGAGTTCTTGAATAAGTTTAACGAAATGAACACGGAAACGACGCAACGACACCGCAACGCGGAGGCCGTGTTACCCTTCATTGGACTAACCGGAG TTGCTACACAAAGCCGTACCTGCTGTAAGAACGGAGGAACGTGCATATTAGGAAGCTTTTGTGCATGCCCGAAATATTTCACTGGTCGGAGTTGTGAATATGATGAACGTGTCAG GGATTGTGGTGTCATTCCACACGGAGAGTGGGTACAGAAAGGTTGTTCGTATTGCAGATGTGGATATGGACTTCTGCATTGCTTCCCGCATGTTTTCAGCAACAACTGTG ACGACTCCCAAGAAGTCCGATGGTATCGCTCAATCAGCGTCAGAATGTGGGCGTCTGCGTTTGTCACGTTTGTGGCCTTGACTTTAACCGTTCTACTGTAA